In Cryptomeria japonica chromosome 1, Sugi_1.0, whole genome shotgun sequence, the sequence ATGTGATAAGCATGCAAGGATTATACCAAATAATATTATGTGTAAATGCCTCTATTACCTAAAGAGGAACATTCTATTATATAAATCATCCATTTTGTATAACATCAAATGTGAAAAAAATAACACAACTTGTCAACCATGACCTAAGCTTGTGCATGTTTAAAAGATAAAATATGTAATTTAACCTATGACTTTGTGTTTATGATGTAATTTTATCACAAATCTACAAAACACATGAAATGAGGAATACACTTTTCTGCACAGTAGCATAGTCGTTGATTCGACTACGGCCCACCCACCCCACTTATTCCCTCCCGGAATCAGCCTCAAGTCGGGATGTGGCTGGTTCTTGGTAATTCCCTCTCTTGGCCTGACCCGGGCGATACGAACGCCCCTATCTATATTATGGCACCTCCCTGAACTGCTGGATCGACTGAATGGGCGACTAGATCAACAACTTGATCGACTCGAGCAGGGTCAAGCTCATCAGCTTAGTCAATAGCTAAATCTACTGGACCAACTGGATCCCTCATTCATTATTAGTGCTTCGATGACACCTCGCTGCAACTGCTCATGCCTTTGCTCCTGGTCACGCCCATGCTTAGGCTCTACCACTAGTACTGGTGCTAGTGGTGCTTGCTCCGTGGCCGGAACCGGATCAACGACTATGCTACTGTGCACAAAAGCTGCCCCTAGAATTTTAAGGGGCTTCCACAATCGATGCCTCTCTTTGGTGCCCGACCGGATTGCGAGATGACCGGATCTACTGGTGTTGCTATGGGGACTGAGCCAACTGCTTATGATACTACTGGTGCCGCTCATGGCGATATGGGCCTATACGGGCTACGAGATCAACAACTGGCCTTTACGTATGCCAACTGAGCTGGGCCGAGAGCTGCCAGGTATGGAGATGAATCTGCTACTTGTTAGGTGGTTCCGGACAGGATATGCTAGTGCCGGATCAATGGCTTAATCAGCACTACCTCTCCCACCCATCCCAGGATAACCAGGCCAGTTGAATCCATATGGTCTTCTCCAAGGTTCGTTATCATTTTGCGTTGTAGCTGGGATCACGGTTCCTTGTATCAACATACAAGTCTCCAAACACAAACTATGCTTTCACCTTCTCTGCATTTCCTTCACCTGCAAATAAAAGACCAATAAATGAAATTCACCTTAAAATAAAAGAGAGCAAAACTAATGAGACCCAACAAAGATATTGTGCTCACAAGCAAAACGTAGCAGAACAATTGCTAAGGACGCAACGATTTTCAGGCCCATGTTAGCCATTGTGAGATTGATGTCTCCAAGCATAGGCTCTCTTCTAAACTAAAAAACTTACCTGGAGATCACATAATCAACTTGGTAGGCACGAGCAATGAGAGCCAGGTGTTCAGCCACAGTACCATCCATGAGAGACATAGTCAAACTTCTTCTGTAGTTGCCTTAGGTTCTCTCCGCTGGGTTTCTATATCACAACTACTAAATACCATTCAGCGTGTAATTTCCGGCTGCGACATCCAAACCTTGCATGCAGCatcagaaaatgaaaatgaaattcaatagcGATCAAATTCAAAACCTTGCATGAATATGTTTGAAATTATGTTTGGGCGGGAGCGGGAGAAGAGTTTTAAAATCGAAATTCAAATTTTTAGACATAAGTGGTTACAAACTGTAGCCGTGCCGGTGAGGTGTGACCGGGAGAGTGGCCGGCAAATGTTAGCCGCATACAATTGCTTTCCGTCAACCGTAAACGGTAACATGCCTCCATCTCAGAAGTTCGATGGTGGGTCCCGGAACGTTTGTATGGTGCTGTATGACATGAAAGGGCATGCGATTTTGAAGAGCCGCATAATGACATGACATgccattttgaagccagaatagctacagccgTGTTTTCGTACTCTTCAACAACTAAAATCAATCGTACACATATGTAATGTACTAGAACTCTTTGGAAATGAGACATCAACAATCTCGGCGTATCAGTCCTAACAGGAATAGCGGCCAAAAATTTCTCCAAACGTTGCCGTGGACAAGTATCGAGGAATTAAATCGGTGTTTGTATAGGAAAGTTAAAATTTGATTGAAGTCCTCGAAAAAAATCTGTTACCTGGCGAAGCTTCAACGTTGTGTTGTCACTCAAATGGCTACCTTACTTAGCTGGCTTTTCCTGGGAGAAAACCCATTTTCTATTTATGTGCCGTTGAGATTTTGCGCCGCAAGGCAATTGGGATTGGACACCGCCGCTTTGATTCCCATGCAACTTAGCGGCTAGAAATCTGTTTATTGGGGCTACAATACcaagtaaatattttttttaaatgataacgGACGGTTGTGCTTCACCACTGGAATCGGCGGCCCGCTTATTTCTGTCCTTTTCTATCGGGCGTCAAGTATAAAATGGTCTGATTCTCAGCCATATTTGCATCCACATCtactgctcggtttgaactgtCAAGGTATATTTATCTCCAGTTGTTCCAATGGAGAGTCGTAGTGGGAGTTGTGGTGGCGGAGGAGGGTGGTGGCTCTATGCCATTTCACTCTTAACGAAGGATGGACGCGGCTACATGCTACACAACACGGATCACACCCTTTCTGCATGGCCGCTCTACGTCGCAATTCTGTTCGGGGCTGCCTGCGCCGTTGTGGTTGCATCGTTGAGCCCGGGAGGATGTGCATGGGCCGCCAGGAAGAAAGGCGGTGCCACCACTCCTGGGCCCAGAGGCTTTCCCATCATCGGAAGCCTCATTGATATGAGCCGTGGTCTTGCCCATCGCAGACTCGCTCAGTTGGCTGATATTCATGGTGCAAAGAAGCTGATGGCCTTTAGCTTGGGTTCAACTCCGGCTGTTATTACATCTGATCCTGAGGTGGCTCGAGAGTTGCTCAGCTCAGTAAATTTCTCAGATAGGCCGCTCAAGCAATCCGCTCAGCAGCTCATGTTCGGGCGTGCTATTGGGTTTGCACCCAACGGTGAATACTGGAGGATGCTCCGCCGAATTTCCGCCACCCATCTCTTCGGCCCCCGCAGGATCGCCGCCCACGAACCTGGGCGACAAGCGGACTCACTTGTCATGCTGAAGGAAATTCACGAGGAGTATGTTTCCGGCGGCGTTGTGTTGCTGCGGCGCCATTTGCAAGCTGCGGCGCTGAACAACATCTTGGATAGCGTTTTTGGTAGGAGGTTCGATATCTGCGGTGATAGCGAGGAAGTGAGGAGTCTGAGAGAGATGGTGGAGGAGGGATTCGAGCTTCTTGGGGCGTTTAACTGGGCCGACCATCTTCCATGGCTGAGGTTCCTGGATCCCCTGCGAATCCACTCTCGTTGCGCCAGCCTCGTCCCACGCGTGAGAGGCTTCGTGAGGAATATCATCGAGGAGCACCGACTCAAAGAAAAGGATAACGACACCGTAGACTCTGATTTTGTCGATGTTCTCTTGTCTCTTAATGGAGAAGACAAACTGGACGATGAAGACATGATCTCTGTTCTCTGGGTATGATAAAGATTGGATTGTGTTCTAGCTTTGTATAGACAAGTCGCATCTTGAATCTTGTTCCTTGTTGTTTTATTCTCTTTTAATGTTCTTTACTTTGATGATTGTTCTTGAATTCGTGGTCATTGATTGTTGTTGGTTCTTTATGGTGGGTGCATGCAGGAAATGATATTTCGTGGGACTGACACGACGGCACTGCTGACAGAGTGGACCATGGCGGAGATGGTGAGGAACCCAGGAGCTCAGAGGAAGCTTCAGGAAGAACTGGAGGTCGTGGTGGGAAAGAGCAGAAGCGTTAGAGACTCGGACATCTGCAAACTCCATTATCTGCAGGCGGTGGTGAAGGAGACTCTGCGAATGCACCCACCTGGTCCACTCCTATCATGGGCCCGACTCTCCACTCGGGACACCAATGTGGGTGATGGGAAGTTCTGTGTGCCGGCGGGTACCACCGCCATGGTGAATATGTGGTCGATTACACGTGACCCACTCATTTGGGATTCCCCGGACCAGTTCCGACCAGAGAGGTTCCTTGAATCTGAGGGCGGTGAGAATGTGGATGTCAGAGGAAATGACTTGAGGCTTGCGCCCTTTGGGTCGGGTCGTCGGGTCTGCCCTGGAAAAGCTCTCGGTCTTTCAACTGTTCATCTTTGGGTGGCCAAACTGCTGCACCATTTCTACTGGGTTGCACACCACCAGCATCCCGTCGATCTGTCTGAGGTTCTTAAGCTCTCCTGCGAGATGGTGCATCCGCTTCAAGCTGTTCCTGTCATGAGGGTCGATCTCAAAATAGTATGAGAAATGAATCTTTCTGTCGATTGTCCTGCTTTTTTTCGTCTTCGGTGGGCTTAAATATAGCGTCTTGCGGTTATATATAATGTTTTTTTTGTCGTAACAGTGTAACGGTTCTGTGAATTCTGGTGACGGTGAACATGAGGGGGACGCACATTTTGTCGCTTCAGAGTGTTTGCGCCGCTGTTCCGTCTCTGAAAGATTCTATTTTGTAGATATTGGTCTGGCGTTTACCCGACTGCAGCAGCAAGATCAATTTTTTGACTGATTATTATGTATGTTGTGGGATTTCTTAATGCCCCCAACCATCCCACGTAGCGAGCTTACGTTTTATTAAATGATAATATGTGCCTTCTTGTGGATGAGGGTCTTTACAGGTTTCTccctataaaaaaaaattaaagtctaGGTCATTGGATTAACTCTCCATTCTTTTTAACAATGATAATGAGTGCTACTTTAAGCGTCATTATGAGTGCCATTCTACTATGTATGTAGTGGGACCTCTTAATGTCTAGCGAGttaatttgttttgatgatcttctATTTTACTATGATTTTTTCATTTCTAAGAACTTTTCATATATGTCACATGATGAACTTATTTTTATATATTCCGGTAGCATTTTTATGGCTTTTATATATTCATGTATTGGTTGTCACACTAAATTAATGCACAATTTATGAAGGATTATCCAATTAGATGAATTCAATAGATTAAGAGCAAACCAATGACATCAATAATGGTGTACGAATAACCAATTTTGTTAGCACCATTATTTTTgtgtattttctttaaattttgaaTAGAAGAAAGTTTCGAGGGTAGAAACAAACAAACACCCACTCTCTTCCATTATTTTAATTCCTTTCTCTAGAGTAATGTTGCTGACATGGAAGTCAATTTCTAGTACCACTTTATTTTTTATCTCATCTATTTCCTAAGGTGAATCCTCGtccttttattttttcaatttcctaATGAATAGCTTCATATTGTTCTTTGCTGATAAACTTTAAATTTGTTGGATTTAAGAATTGATCATTGGAAAGAAAAATGGTACATGCAAGGGCTCTAATGTCATTTACCACATCTCCACTAGCCATAAGGTCAATGATCATCCTCTCCTAAGCAACACCATCATTTTGGAACTTTGGAGGGGAATCCCACATTTGGTTAACTTCTTCAATATCTAGTACACTTTTTCCCACCTACTTTATGTTTACACAATGAATAGAATAATCAACCAAGGGTTAAACACAGTTTGGTTTCTTTGGAAGTGCCCTTGAAGGAACATTCGATGAATATGGCACCTCAAATTGTCGTATCCGATTTCCAAATTCTATTTTTTCTAATGCttcttctattattattattattatccttTCATTTGGTGTAGAGATCCTAGGGGCAAGGGTAACAACATTACCTAACATAGTTTGTATCCTTAGTTCTCCCTAATAACTAAGGTCAActctctttcttttctcttccCCATTGATAATTGTGCACCATTACACTTTTGTTTCCCTTGGCTTTGCATTATAGATGTAGTTCCTCACCAAATCTTCAATCTTATCAAATTGGTGGTAAAAACTGGACTTATTTTCACCATGCCTAATTTAATCAGTGTAACAAAAATAATTAATGGAAGTAGGAGAAAAGTAAACCTTCTTATCGATGCTCAACTAAACTTTATTTGATTCATTCAATTGTCATAGGATCTAAAAaaatataattctatcaagaaCACTCTAATCACTATTGTATTTGAATCTAGAGGGACCAATCACCCAAAATTTTCTTCACTTAACATCAAGCACCATATCCTTTAGCCCATCAAATTTAATTACTCTTTGAGACAATCTTCTCGTTTAGAACCTTGAGAATTTTGGACAAAATAGTCTTCAAACATAATATAGTTTGATGGCTACAAATGGCATCCCATATGTAAGTCCATGGATAAACTAGCACTGGAACTCCCTTAGCATTGTGCACtctcaaattgattgcaaaattccacatttttctttgactaTATAAAGAGTTGATGACATAGTAGAGAATACcatttaaagtgcataattttgtTATCATCTTTATTGGATATCAAATCCCCATGGATCCCAACTACAATGAAAGAAGAataatgaatgatcttgtgttaaATATCTATGTTGGATATTTGGCAATATCATCATAAGGTTGATTAGCTTTTGATTTATAAAATCCATTATTTAAACCTAATGTAGAGCATAGTAAGTATTGATGAATTAGCTTATAaatatatcaacaacaaatgacTCAAAATGGAGGCGATGTAGGGGAGGATTAGGGGCTCTAGGGTTTCTAGGGATGGAGGTGGTGTAGGAAACTTGGAGGATAATGAAGATGGTGGAGGGGAGTGCGCGGAAGGCTTTGGACAATCAATCTTGTCGTGTGTTTTCATCCCCTTTTCCTATCGTGATTGGTCCTGTACTATTTGTAGTCTCATTGCCTGTGTTTTCCTAGTACGGGGTTGGCCCTATTTCTACTATTAGGCCTTCTTTTTTGACTACTGCAAGCCTTGTGTGAAGTATGGACTTTGATTCTTTAGTACTTCTCCTTGGTTTGATGTGGGCCAAGACATAGTTATTCTTGTTAAGGGTTTTTAGGGTCATGTGCTTGTATCAACTTCATTTAGGTTATTGGCTTCAATCAAGTGTGGGTGGTCTCTTGTATGGGTAGTAGGTATGGGGGGGCTTCTTCTTGCAACTCACTACTCATCTATGGTGGTTGTTGGGGGCTCGTAGATGGAGTTCTTAGCCACCTCTACTTCTTCTTCCCTACTTGGTTTTGGGCTCTATGTTTTGTTTTCTCTATTCCCTCTATTGATGGTGGAAGTAATTTTTCCAAGCATTCCTATTTGGCATTACTCCCTGTGATGGGGGTGGTGGTGGGGTGCTTCCTCTCCCTTTTAGGCTATTGCTCTTTTATTATTGGCCCTACTAGTTAGGGTTGTTTACGACTATTATGGATTTTTTTTGGTTGTTTACAACGATTATGACTTtttcttttgctagattttttaGTGTTCTAATGTGTAAATGATATTCATATTTATGTTCAAGTCTGaagttatatatattattattctcTTTACTGATATTTTCTATTTCTTATGTCACGGGTTGCTGAAGATAACATTAATAATTTCAATATCTCTTCAACACTTCATTTGCATATACTTATAGTCTATGCTTCACCGACCAAGGCATGCCTTGAttggtcatgtcttttagacatgcctaatcaagacatgtcttgattggTGTATAGACATCGCCTTTAGTTAAATATAAACACATTAACATGTGTTGTGTTGATAACCATCAGTCACGTCTTTTCTATTTATCATGTGTCAAGACAAAATTTCAATATTGGGACAGTATCAAAtatgattcattttcatcatttcatGAGCAACTAATAGAATTTACAATATGGATGCTTATATATTATTGattcaaatatatatacatatataatttctTATCTAGATATACAATCTACCTAAAAGATGGAAGGTCTCCTACATGATACTCTTTTTTCCTTATTCTTTTCATTCCAAACCTCTAATCCCAAACTTACTCTATGGTGGAAAATATATTTCTTCCAAGATTCCATGCACACCTACCTGTCATGAGCTATTTGTAGGAAGTTGTTTGTGTGCAAAGTTTGGGATCTCCATCCCCAACTTGTTCTTGACATTGTAGTAGTAATAACTAGTTGAATTTATTGTTGGTAtgtgattttgaatttgaattttgagggGGAATTTGAGTGGATGGTCTGAAGATAAAAGGAAATAAAGTTTCTCAATGTCAGTTAGAGAGTGCAATAGTAGTAAAGGAATGGTTTTTGTTCTTTTAGTGTTTCAGAGTGTGCAGTAGTAGCTATGTATTTGTTTGTGCTAAGAGCAATGATTGCTCCATGCACTTTGTGACTCTTGATGAGCAGTAATTTCTCTAGGCATCAATTAATCCAAGTGAGCAATGTGTTAGTTAAAGAGATCTCTGAGAAGCTTTGTAGTTTGTAAGAGAGCTCAAAGAAGCTCCAGATTGTTTAGTG encodes:
- the LOC131050245 gene encoding cytochrome P450 78A4-like: MESRSGSCGGGGGWWLYAISLLTKDGRGYMLHNTDHTLSAWPLYVAILFGAACAVVVASLSPGGCAWAARKKGGATTPGPRGFPIIGSLIDMSRGLAHRRLAQLADIHGAKKLMAFSLGSTPAVITSDPEVARELLSSVNFSDRPLKQSAQQLMFGRAIGFAPNGEYWRMLRRISATHLFGPRRIAAHEPGRQADSLVMLKEIHEEYVSGGVVLLRRHLQAAALNNILDSVFGRRFDICGDSEEVRSLREMVEEGFELLGAFNWADHLPWLRFLDPLRIHSRCASLVPRVRGFVRNIIEEHRLKEKDNDTVDSDFVDVLLSLNGEDKLDDEDMISVLWEMIFRGTDTTALLTEWTMAEMVRNPGAQRKLQEELEVVVGKSRSVRDSDICKLHYLQAVVKETLRMHPPGPLLSWARLSTRDTNVGDGKFCVPAGTTAMVNMWSITRDPLIWDSPDQFRPERFLESEGGENVDVRGNDLRLAPFGSGRRVCPGKALGLSTVHLWVAKLLHHFYWVAHHQHPVDLSEVLKLSCEMVHPLQAVPVMRVDLKICNGSVNSGDGEHEGDAHFVASECLRRCSVSERFYFVDIGLAFTRLQQQDQFFD